From a region of the Laspinema palackyanum D2c genome:
- a CDS encoding TIGR03279 family radical SAM protein: MSESSIRPAIITKVIPDSIAAEMGFEPGDAIVSINQQKPRDLIDYQFLCSDELLELEVIDRRGKTHQLEIEKDYDEDLGLEFESALFDGLIQCNNRCPFCFIDQKPPGMRDTLYLKDDDYRLSFLYGSYLTLTNLSQKEWNRIEQMRLSPLYVSVHATEPEIRTQLLKNPRASQILDQLKWFQQKRLQIHAQVVVCPGINDEKHLETTLLDLAKFGRGDIPAVASVAVVPVGLTRFRPEEDELIPVTAEKAREVIQQVQALQPKFRKTLGSTFAWLADEWFLIAGEEVPLESDYEDYPQIGNGVGSIRQFLDEFEEVATELLPPNVSPSRQFTWVVGNAVEKAFQPIVDRLNSVEGLQIEMVALCSDFWGQTMSVTGVLTGQDLLNGLQNRRLGDAILLPDVMLKHGETRFLDNMTVEDLAAQLKTSILPVSGIDGLILGCINPPL, from the coding sequence ATGAGTGAATCCTCCATCCGTCCCGCCATCATTACCAAAGTAATTCCCGACTCCATCGCTGCCGAAATGGGATTTGAACCGGGCGATGCGATCGTTTCCATCAACCAACAAAAACCCCGAGACTTAATTGATTATCAATTTCTTTGTTCCGATGAACTCCTCGAACTCGAAGTCATAGACCGCCGAGGCAAAACCCATCAATTAGAAATCGAAAAAGACTACGATGAGGACCTCGGATTAGAATTTGAGTCTGCCTTATTTGATGGACTGATTCAATGCAACAATCGCTGTCCCTTCTGCTTCATCGACCAAAAACCCCCGGGAATGCGAGATACCCTCTATCTCAAAGACGATGACTATCGCCTCAGTTTTCTCTATGGTTCCTACCTCACCCTCACTAACCTCAGTCAAAAAGAGTGGAACCGCATTGAACAAATGCGCCTCTCTCCCCTCTACGTTTCCGTCCATGCTACGGAACCAGAAATTCGCACTCAACTGTTAAAAAATCCTCGCGCCAGCCAGATTCTCGACCAATTAAAGTGGTTTCAACAAAAACGACTACAAATTCATGCTCAAGTCGTCGTTTGTCCCGGAATTAATGATGAAAAACATCTCGAAACTACCCTCTTAGACTTAGCCAAATTTGGCAGAGGAGACATTCCTGCCGTCGCATCCGTAGCCGTCGTCCCCGTCGGCTTAACCCGCTTTCGTCCCGAGGAAGATGAACTCATCCCCGTCACCGCAGAAAAAGCCCGAGAAGTCATCCAACAAGTACAAGCTTTACAACCGAAATTCCGCAAAACATTAGGGTCAACCTTTGCCTGGTTAGCCGATGAATGGTTTTTGATTGCCGGAGAAGAAGTCCCCCTAGAATCTGACTATGAAGACTATCCCCAAATCGGCAATGGCGTCGGTTCAATCCGGCAATTCTTAGATGAATTTGAGGAAGTTGCTACTGAATTATTACCGCCCAACGTATCTCCCTCGCGACAATTCACCTGGGTAGTCGGAAATGCCGTAGAAAAAGCATTTCAACCCATTGTAGACCGCCTCAACTCCGTAGAAGGATTACAGATAGAAATGGTAGCCCTCTGTAGCGATTTCTGGGGACAAACCATGAGCGTTACTGGCGTTTTAACAGGTCAAGATTTGCTGAACGGGTTGCAAAATAGAAGGTTGGGCGATGCCATTTTGCTGCCGGATGTGATGTTAAAACATGGAGAAACGAGGTTTTTGGATAATATGACTGTGGAGGATTTGGCCGCTCAATTAAAAACATCGATATTGCCCGTGAGTGGGATTGATGGGTTAATTTTAGGTTGTATTAATCCCCCGTTATAA
- a CDS encoding response regulator transcription factor, with the protein MVLASYRYGSIAHQRSLYSHFAHLSNSLGSEAKELPENPLTRREQEILAMIVAGRSNQKIADLLYIDPGTVRVHYTEKSGLFSKIHSLLNSLSPSFNKLELSPYFAESLLILWS; encoded by the coding sequence TTGGTTTTAGCATCCTACCGATACGGCTCAATTGCCCACCAGAGGTCACTCTATTCACACTTCGCTCATCTGTCTAACTCATTGGGATCAGAGGCTAAAGAATTACCGGAAAATCCGCTCACGAGGCGCGAACAGGAAATCTTGGCAATGATTGTAGCCGGACGGAGCAATCAGAAAATTGCAGACCTTCTCTACATTGATCCTGGTACTGTCAGAGTCCATTACACAGAAAAGAGTGGACTCTTTTCTAAGATCCACTCTCTTTTAAACTCTCTTAGCCCTAGCTTTAACAAGCTGGAGTTAAGTCCTTACTTTGCCGAGTCCTTATTGATTCTCTGGTCATGA